The following is a genomic window from Paraburkholderia flagellata.
CGTCCGCTCGCCTCCAACAACCGACTGACGCTCGAGATCATGTCGTACCGTGATCCGTGCAACTGCTTCAATTCGGGGAAGGCAGACGTCGAAGTTTGCGAAGTATCGGGAAGCCGCGGTCTAGTGGGAGTCTGTTGTCCACAGCTAGCGTTCCCTGCAACCCACTTCCGTCCGCTGGCACGACGCCCCCGCCGAACGTTCACGCGCGGCGGGGATGAAGCTGGTGCGGCACACGACGGCAACATCTCCATCTACAACGTGTCGTGCCGGAGCTGCACGTTATCGCGGTGCTGCGGCCCGCGAGGCCCGTAGTCGAGCTCGGCCCCAAGATTGCTGCTTCGGGTGATCGCGGCTGGAGCGTCGCACGGGTCCATGATCGACTCGACGAACAGCAGCCTGTCGTTAGGTGCGCCAAGGGCATTTTGCAGATCGCCGCAGGTCCTGACCACGAACGACCGCACCGTGGCGCCAGGATGGAGCACTTTCGGCAGATCCGCATAAGCCCAGTTCGCGATGTCGTTGTAGGGTTCGGACTTGCCGAGGTAGCCGCGTTCGATGGTGTATCCGCCGTTGTTGATCAACAAGATCACCGGCTTGTGGTCGTGACGCAGAATGGTCGACAGCTCCTGCGCCGTGACCTGGAAGGAGCCGTCGCCCACGAGCAGCACGTGGCGACGGTCTGGCGCCGCGGTCAGCGCGCCAAGGAGCGCTCCGACCGAAAAGCCGATGGATCCCCAGTTGATCGACCCGATGAAGGTGCATCCTGGCGGGAGCCTCAGGCCGAGAATGGAAAATGATGTGCCGTTGTCGACATACACGACGTCACCGGAGCGCAGGTAGCCCTGGATAGCCTGCCAGTAGGCAGCCTGCGTCAGCGTGGCCGAACTGTCGACCTGCGCGACCGGCACTGCGGTGGCCACAGGCCGCGGAGCGCGGTTCGTAACCTGCGGGACCGCTTCGATGACGCCGCGCAGCACTTCCCCGAGTGTCACCGCCTGATAGTTATCGTCGCCGATGTCCACTGCGTGCCCGCGGGCGTGGATCGTGCCGGCAGGCAACGTTGCCGTGAAGTCACCCGTGGTCACCTCGATCGGCCGGTAGCCAATGGCGAGCACGCAGTCATTGCTCTCGATCGTTTCACGTACCCCCGGCTCACTGCCCCTGCCCGCGTAAATGCCAATGTAATGCGCGAACGACTCGTCGATCACGCTTTTGGCCGCATTGATCACAGCCACCGGAGCTTGCATCTTCTGGGCCAGATCCATGAGCGCGGGGGCGACGCCGAACCGGTCCGCGTCCGCATCCACCAGGATCGCCGGTGAAGTAGCGGCGGACAGCCGTTTCGCGACCGCGGCGATGCACGAGCGCAGCCGCTCCGGGTCGCTGGGCGGATCGGCAAGGACGAGCGGCGCGGTGGGCACCTCGATCTCGAGATAAGCGATGTCGGACGGCAGTTCCATATACACGGGTAGCTTCTCGCGCCAGGCGGTGAGGATCAGGCGGTCGATCTCAATGGCCGCGTTGCGCGGGGTGATCCTGACCTGCGCGGCAGTCACCGGCGCGTAGGCACGAAGGAAGTGGTCAAAGTTGCCGTCGCCCATGGTGTGGTGCATGCCCAGGCCGCGATCAATGGACCTGAGCGGTATCGAACCGCAGATACAAATGGTCGGGACATGCTCGGCGTAGGAGCCGGCGACACCGTTAAGCGCACTCAGGGCACCGACTCCGTTCGTGACAAGCAGGGCGCCAAGCCCATTCAACCGGGCATAGCCGTCCGCCGCGTAGGAGGAGACCAGTTCACCCGTGTTGCCAACCCATTCCAGCGCGCCGCTGTCGTGGAGTTGCTGCAACAGCGTGAGGTTGTAGTCGCCGGGAACGCCGAACAGATGCCGGATGCCGGCTTCCTCAAGACGGCGAAGCAGGAAGTCGCCGATCGTCATTCGTTGGGTGCTGCCTGTCTGCTGCGTGGTTTCCATGGAGGACTCCTAATCTAATCTGTCGGAGGAATGCGCATTACCGGGTTCGATCGAATCCGGTGGCCCTGTGTACCGCCCTTCGACGGATACATTGCAGTTGCCATTGGCTTTTCGATTGCTTACAGACCGAATACGTTCGCGATACAGCCGTTTCGCGCATCGAGCACTTTTCGCCGCGAGTCGTTGCGCCTCGCTAATCCATTCTGCCCGCTTTCTGCACGACATCAAACGGCTAGACGCGGCCAGCACCTGTCCGCGGCCCGGCATCCGTGATAGCGCTGCTTCTGCACAATCGCGAGTGGTCTCCGCAAAGCCGTTGCAAGGTTCACGAACTGGTGGCGGGCTCTTGATTGAGGAGAGCTTTCCTGACATACGAGTTCCAGTCGACGATGAGCCTGGCGTTGGGCGCGAAGCAAAAGCAAAGATCAGTGTTGTAGCCGGTGGCAGTGTCGACCAGGTGCGACAGGCTGACTGGATTGTGTCGGATGCGTCCGCCAGGTGTGGCGAATCTCTGACCTCACGCTTCAAACCGCTCAGCCATGCGTAGCAACATGGCAACAACCATAATCATCCCGGGTGCGA
Proteins encoded in this region:
- a CDS encoding alpha-keto acid decarboxylase family protein, producing METTQQTGSTQRMTIGDFLLRRLEEAGIRHLFGVPGDYNLTLLQQLHDSGALEWVGNTGELVSSYAADGYARLNGLGALLVTNGVGALSALNGVAGSYAEHVPTICICGSIPLRSIDRGLGMHHTMGDGNFDHFLRAYAPVTAAQVRITPRNAAIEIDRLILTAWREKLPVYMELPSDIAYLEIEVPTAPLVLADPPSDPERLRSCIAAVAKRLSAATSPAILVDADADRFGVAPALMDLAQKMQAPVAVINAAKSVIDESFAHYIGIYAGRGSEPGVRETIESNDCVLAIGYRPIEVTTGDFTATLPAGTIHARGHAVDIGDDNYQAVTLGEVLRGVIEAVPQVTNRAPRPVATAVPVAQVDSSATLTQAAYWQAIQGYLRSGDVVYVDNGTSFSILGLRLPPGCTFIGSINWGSIGFSVGALLGALTAAPDRRHVLLVGDGSFQVTAQELSTILRHDHKPVILLINNGGYTIERGYLGKSEPYNDIANWAYADLPKVLHPGATVRSFVVRTCGDLQNALGAPNDRLLFVESIMDPCDAPAAITRSSNLGAELDYGPRGPQHRDNVQLRHDTL